A single window of Pyxicephalus adspersus chromosome 10, UCB_Pads_2.0, whole genome shotgun sequence DNA harbors:
- the LOC140339715 gene encoding tumor necrosis factor receptor superfamily member 1A-like, whose amino-acid sequence MVNCLFFQVSFLWVFPRAYWAVNIPFPNAILIHGEPVGFPTPPHREKRSEKDNATITCSEKDYKPRRRNYCCNKCLAGDRVERDCAGEGQRTQCIACESGTYTDIPNNSKRCESCSSCLAQYGQIVLSECTSKQNTQCGCPEGQYKHYSGIDFTCQECITCSNGTEARKCHDDKDTVCKCFFNFFFDDFEKRCRPCSECQEPDCKNHCPKLEPSTKRIEDNVVVWVLIGVIVAVVFAAGSFCMVQIFQKRKHSSSHEVQDSNEQTAVFIESQDSNMKKVLNIPLPGYTQEENIYVTQPTTQKSTDASLPLPDITKNTTPPCLSNPEVVYTIIESIPVARWREFVRRLGLSNHTIDTSERDNRYYSDAQYAMMQVWISREGNTTTKRDQLFNVLEEINLGGCIERIKEHL is encoded by the exons ATGgtcaattgtcttttttttcaggtctCCTTCTTGTGGGTTTTCCCCAGAGCCTACTGGGCTGTCAATATCCCTTTTCCAAATGCAATACTAATTCATGGTGAGCCAGTTGGTTTCCCCACACCCCCCCATAGAGAAAAAAGATCGGAGAAGGACAATGCCACCATAACCTGCAGCGAAAAGGACTATAAACCAAGGAGACGCAACTACTGCTGCAACAAATGCCTGGCgg GTGACAGGGTGGAACGCGATTGTGCCGGAGAGGGTCAGAGAACGCAGTGCATCGCTTGTGAAAGTGGAACCTATACAGATATCCCCAACAATTCCAAACGCTGCGAGTCATGCAGCTCCTGCCTGGCAC aatacGGTCAGATCGTGTTGTCTGAGTGCACTTCGAAGCAAAACACACAATGCGGGTGCCCAGAGGGTCAATACAAACATTACAGTGGCATTGATTTCACATGCCAAGAGTGCATCACATGCTCAAATGGAACTGAGGCCAGGAAAT GCCATGACGACAAAGACACCGTCTGCAAATGTTTCTTTAACTTCTTTTTTGATGACTTTGAGAAAAGGTGTCGCCCGTGTTCAGA GTGTCAAGAGCCAGACTGCAAGAACCACTGCCCAAAACTTGAACCTTCTACAAAGAGAATTG aagataaTGTGGTTGTATGGGTCCTTATTGGTGTAATCGTCGCAGTGGTTTTTGCAGCGGGGAGTTTCTGTATGGTTCAAATAttccagaaaagaaaacattcttcATCCCATGAAGTACAAG ACTCTAATGAACAGACGGCTGTATTC ATTGAAAGTCAAGACAGcaatatgaaaaaagttttgaacaTCCCACTCCCAGGGTATACACAAGAAGAGAATATCTATGTTACCCAACCTACTACCCAAAAAAGCACGGATGCATCCCTTCCATTGCCAGATATTACAAAGAACACTACACCTCCATGTCTGAGCA ACCCAGAGGTGGTATATACCATTATTGAAAGCATTCCAGTTGCTCGTTGGAGAGAGTTTGTCCGGCGCCTGGGTCTGAGCAACCACACCATCGATACTTCCGAACGAGACAACAGATATTACAGTGACGCTCAATATGCAATGATGCAGGTCTGGATCTCACGGGAGGGCAACACAACTACCAAACGGGACCAGCTGTTCAATGTTCTAGAAGAGATTAATTTGGGAGGATGTATTGAGAGAATCAAGGAGCATTTGTGA